ATAACATCGGGCATAAACGCGGCGATGTCGCTCTGGCAGTCGGAAAAGTTGCGCGATATGGCGCGCAGGTTCTTCACCACCTCCAGAAAGCCCATAAAGGCCATCTCGCGGTAGTGCTTTACCAGCGTTCCGCCAACGGCGGCCATCAAGTCGCCGCCAAAGAAGCGGAATTCGGCCTGCGGGTCGTGCTGCTTAAGCCCCTTCATCAGGTTAGAGCCGTGCAAGTCGCCCGAAGCCTCGCCTGCAACCAGGTAGTACTTCATCCTTAGTATATTTTTTGAAGCAGGTAAACAATCAGGACAACGGTAGCCATAATCATGGTTCCCCAAACCACCCCTTTGGCGCTACGATTGCGGTTGTAGTGCAGGTAAAGGTAGAAGATGATTAGGTTAGGGTAAACGCATAGGCTCAGAATCTTCGAAAACGTTCCAAGAATCAGCATGGTTTGGATGTAGGACCACAGCTTGATCGATCCCGACATGATTAAAAGGGCAACTACAAGAATAACTAGGGGGAAAGATGCAGCCGCAACAATCCCAGTCCTATTGGCGTCGCGTTTAAAAAACTCTACCATCGTTTGAAGTTCTTTTTATAAGTACTACAAAGCTAAGATTTAATTCGCTTTTTGCGAAGCGGATGTGAGGATTTGAGCATTTTGCCAGCGAAAAAAAGAGGGGTAAGCGATTGACGCCGACATTAGGACGAAGGGCAAACATTTTTTCTGCAAAACGGCTCTGATTAATCAGATTGCCTGCATATAAAGCTCCGTTAACGCCCCATGGAGGTATAAATAGCCACACATCAAAAGAAAAGGGAACCAGATATGTCGGGTTCCCTTCGATATTAGGGTAGTATAGCCTTACTTTTTTGGAGCAGATGACTTCTTCGATCTATTTTCGTCAACCTCGAAACCGTATTCGGTAAGCTTTTTGGGCTCATTGGGGAATATGCCGGTAAGAATGTCACGGCTGCTTCTAATAAACTGATCAACTTCTTTCATTAGATTATTTCTTTCCTCAATAAGCACCTCCACTTGACGGCGATACTCGTTGGCCTGTTTCGCTTTTACCTCCACAGTTTCAATTTTCGCCTTTAATGGATCCGAAATAATAGTTTTGATGGGCGATTTCTCGCCATCTTGAGTGGCTCTCCCCATAATGTCCTTGGCAAGTTTTGCCCGTTTGTCTAGATTGGTGGGAATTACAATCTTCATAACATTCTTGGTTTTTAATTACGACATTTTTTCTCCTTAAGTTGAAGTGTTGTTTTTTGAAAAACTTCAATAATCAAATTTAAAATGATTTTTAGCAAAAAGCAACACTACATATGCAAGATGTATAGCCGATTACACCTCTTTTAGGGTCATTTTTACAATAGCATATTTTGCAATTGCTAGTATTTACGGGGCTTTTTGTAGGATTTGAAAGCTAAATAAATAGGGTCACTTTTTTTCTGGTCTTAGAAAATAAATTTTTAATAAAAAGGCTTAACCCTTTTTATCCGAATAATGTTTACTGGAATAACAGAAGGTTCATTGCCTAATAATAGCCTTCCTTTTGCAGATGAATAGCGCTTTAATGGCGCAAATAGAGTGGAAACATCTGTTGAAATACGGAAAATTCGAATTCCCAAAGCATCTCGTCTGGCTAGAATACGGTAAATCTAAATTCAAAAAACTGCTTTCTCTATTCAAATACTGCGTTTTTGAATGTAAAAACTGAGTATTTGAATCAAAAAAGAGAGTATTCCGATTGAAAAAGGGAGTATCTCGATCCCCAAAGAGACTTTTTGAATTGAAAAAATGAGTATTTGAATTCAAAAAGCCGCTATTTGAATCAAAATAATGAGTTTTTCAATGTAAACACCCTCTTTTTCAATCGAAAAAAGGAGTATTTCATTGCAAAGAGCCCCTTTTTGAATCGAAAAAATGAGTTTTTTGATTGAAAAACTCGCTTTTTGAATCGAAATACTGGCTTTTTCGATTCAAAGAGCCCCTCTTTCGGTTAAAACAAGGAGCTTTTCGCCCCCAGATAGCAAAAAAGGAGAGCCTGGTAGTGCTCTCCTTTTCGCGTTATGCTGTTTGACTACAGTTTTTTAGCCATCTCTTCGTCGAATACCCACTCCTGCTTCATCTGGTCGAGGAATGCGCGGTTCGTCCAGTCGACATACACCGGAACAACGGCCACATAGCCGTTGGCCAGCGCCCATTCGTCGGTATCAGTTGCCGATGGCTCGTCGTTATGGAAGTATCCGGTAAGCCAGTAGTACTCTTTCCCCTGCGGATCGGTGCGCTTCTCGTACTCTTCGCTCCAGTTGCCGTGCGTTACGCGGCAATGAGCATATCCCTTGATCTTTTCGGAGGGAATGTTGGGGATATTTACGTTGAGCAGGGTAAAATGGGGCAATCCCTTCTCCAAAACCTTCTTGATGATTGGGGGAAACCAGCGCTTGGCGGCGGTAAAATCGGCATTGGCCGAGTGATCGAGCAGCGAGAAGCCCACTGAAGGAATGCCGTAGAGCGTTCCCTCTACCGCTGCGCCAATGGTTCCCGAGTAGATGACGGCCACCGAGGCATTGGAGCCATGGTTGATCCCCGATATCACCAAATCGGGCTTGCGGTGGAGCACTTCGTACATCGCTAGCTTGATGCAGTCGGCAGGGGTGCCGCTTACCGCATACCACGATACGTCGTCCTCCTCCTTTACGTGGCGAAGGCGCACGGGAATGGCTGATGTGATGGCGTGCGACATGCCCGACTGACCCTGCTCGGGGGCTACCACTACTACGCGGCCAAATTGCTTGGCTATCTCGGCCAATGCTGCAATACCGCGGGCGTTTATGCCATCGTCATTCGATATTAGGATAAGCGGACGTTGTATTTCTGTCATATCTACTTCTTTCTTTAAATGTTAGGGCATCCATCAGGATGCATTCTTGCGCAGCGACTCAGCGCAGAGGTACAAAGATACGGAAGACCCCGAGATAAGCGAACGAATTTCGCCAACCTTTACCTGATAAAGGAATCTGAGAGCTAAGCAACCGAAGGTTATCCTCTGTGCTCCATCTAGCTGCTAGCGATTTCATATCATCTAAGTGCCAAGTACGTAAGCTCAAGGCTGCGGCTCTGCTCCTATGCGTTAATGGTAGGGCAAATAGTAGCACATATGCACCTAAAGCACCTCAAAAAACGCGGAGCGGCAATACCATTGCTACCATAACCCTCCCAAACAGGAGCCTCTCCGCTTCTATAGGGTTACAAAGTGGTGGTTATACACCTCGAAGAGGGCTTTTCCCCTCTTTCTCACCTCTGCGGTAGGGTTAATCTCCTGCGGATAGGTGTTTCCGACGTTATCGTAAACCACCACCGAGCTGCCCTCGGCGTATCCGAAGCCGTTATTGAAGGTAAACATGCTCCAGTCCTTAAAGTTCTTGTCCAATAGGTTGCGCGAGAACATGTAGGGTTTGGTATTCATCTTCAGCTGCGCGAGAAGCGTTGCCGCAAGGTCGTGCTGCACTCCATGCCTGTCAACTTTCACGCCCTTTACCTTCAGCGCGCCTCCCAGCCAGAGCATGGGGATTCGGTTGCGCTTCTCATCGTACATCTTTAGGCTGCTGGGGCAGCTGCGGCCGTGGTCGGCCACCAGCACGATGAGCGTATTGTTCCACCAGCTGCACTTTTTGGCTTTACGGATGAAGTCGCCTAGGCATTTATCGGTGTAATGGGCCGCATTCATAAACTTCGAGTCCTCGTCGTCGCCCTTTATCACCGTCTTCATGGGCACATCGAAGGGCTCATGGCTGCTCGAGGTAAAGAAGGTGTAGAAGAACGGCTTCCGCTCGGCCTTCAGGTCGTCGAAAAGGCGGTTGAAGACAAACTCGTCCTGCGCCCCCCACTTCGACTGCAGCTGATCGGCCGCAAAGTCGTCCTGCGTAACGTAGCGGTCGTACCCCGCCGATATCAGGTAGGTGCGCATGTTGGCAAAGCCGATGTCGCCGCCGTAGTAGTAGGCGGTGCTGTACCCCTTAGCCTTAAAATCCTTTGCCAGCACCGGCAGCTTCAGCACCTTGGCGTTATGCTTGATGATGGAGGTGGTGGTTTGCGCCGGATAGCCGCTCAAAACCGACACCAGCCCCTTCTCCGACCGCTGCCCATCGTTGTAGATGTGGGTAAACAGCACGCCTTCGCGCATCAGGCTGTCCAGGTTGGGGGTCACCCCCTTCTCCTCGCCCAGCGTTTCGGTGATGTTGCTCGCAAAGCTCTCCATCATCAGCACAATTACGTTGGGTTTTGGGGTGTTCAGGATGTATTCCGTCTCCCCCGACTGCTTATACATGTCGGCAACGATCCGCTGCGCCTCCTTGATGTCCATAAAGTTGTACTCGCGGTCGGTATCCTCCATCTTGTTGAGCGAATAGAATACATTCCATGCCACATTGATGGTCGCCTGGTTGGTGTAGGCATTCTTGGAGAAGTATGCTTTTCCGGGATTCATTGGCGAGATGCCAAAACCTCCGCGTATCGGAATAATGTTCAAGGATATCAGCAGGATGCTCCACCATGGCAGGCGAGCCTCTACGGTTGTTCTAGTATTTACGAATCTTTTGTAGATGAACCACCAGGCTACCACGTACGAGCCAATGGCAATAGGAAACGAAACGAGCTGAACAATATTCAACGATGCGGCAGCCTCCTTCGGCGTCTTAAGGTAGAGCAGCGGGGTGGAGTCCATCCTAAAGCCCCAGTAGCCAAAAAGAACCGCATCGGAAATAACGACAATCGAAAGGATGATAAGAAAGGTCAGCGTAACCCCTGCCGCAAAGCGCTTGGCCAATTGAGGGGCAATCCAGCTGATGACGATGAAGAATAGCCCGCATAGCATCACCAGGTAGCCAATCATCGAAAGGTCCATGTGCAAGCCATGGATAAATATTCCGAAGTAGTCGGCAGCTGCAACTCCTGTGGTATCGCGGAAGTTAACTGCCATAAAAAGAAGGCGAGAAGTGAAAAAGAATGCCACCCAAAAGAGTAGGTAGCCAAGATATTCGCGGAACAGATACTTCAGCGCAGCCAGATGACCTCCCTTATAGCTCATTGTCGGATTTTAGGATAGTTGATTTACGTCAAAATGCCTTACAGGCCGTGCAAAACTATCAATTAAAAGCAACAGTCCAAGTAAAAAAAGCAGTAGTTAAGCCTTTTTACACCAGCTTAGGAGCCACATTCGAACAAAGCTGGCAAGCCAATATCCGAACAAAACAAGCGATACGGCAACAAGGAAAGTGTGCCCAACAAATTAAACGCGCATTAGGGGCTATATCCTGTTCTTCACCTTCTCAACGCTCATTGTATTAAACTCTTTAAGATGCTCGACTTCTTCACTATCATCAAACTTCGACTGAATACGGTGAAGAACAACCATCATAAACACGCCCAAAACAATATTGGCGAAGAACATCAGGGTAATATCAAGGTATTGGCTGAGGATGATATCAACAACAATAACCACCACCTCAACAAGAACGATAGACACCATTGTTTGCCGATGCGAGAAACCTAACGCCAAAAATTTGTGGTGAATGTGCGTCTTATCAGGATAAAATGGAGACTTTCCGGCTCTCATCCTTTCAACAAACACCCGCGCTGCATCAAAAAGCGGAATAAAAAGAATGGCAAAGATAAAGATTGGAGCGCCCCTAAATTCGAACACGGGCCCAGAGACAGATATCATGCAGAGCTTTGCGCTTAAAAACGCAATTAGGTATCCGATAAGAAGCGATCCCGTATCACCCATGAAGATCTTATTCTTACCCCCAAAAACATTGTAAATAAAGAAGGGGATAATAACGCCCAGCATGGCAAATGCAAGCATAGAGTAGACAAAAAGATGCTGCTCCAAGAACCAAACGCCCAGCGACGCAAGCGCTATACTGCTCAAGCCTGAGGCTAAACCATCAACACCATCAATCAGGTTTATCGCATTTATCACAAAGCAAACA
This window of the uncultured Acetobacteroides sp. genome carries:
- the surE gene encoding 5'/3'-nucleotidase SurE, which encodes MTEIQRPLILISNDDGINARGIAALAEIAKQFGRVVVVAPEQGQSGMSHAITSAIPVRLRHVKEEDDVSWYAVSGTPADCIKLAMYEVLHRKPDLVISGINHGSNASVAVIYSGTIGAAVEGTLYGIPSVGFSLLDHSANADFTAAKRWFPPIIKKVLEKGLPHFTLLNVNIPNIPSEKIKGYAHCRVTHGNWSEEYEKRTDPQGKEYYWLTGYFHNDEPSATDTDEWALANGYVAVVPVYVDWTNRAFLDQMKQEWVFDEEMAKKL
- a CDS encoding sulfatase-like hydrolase/transferase, translated to MSYKGGHLAALKYLFREYLGYLLFWVAFFFTSRLLFMAVNFRDTTGVAAADYFGIFIHGLHMDLSMIGYLVMLCGLFFIVISWIAPQLAKRFAAGVTLTFLIILSIVVISDAVLFGYWGFRMDSTPLLYLKTPKEAAASLNIVQLVSFPIAIGSYVVAWWFIYKRFVNTRTTVEARLPWWSILLISLNIIPIRGGFGISPMNPGKAYFSKNAYTNQATINVAWNVFYSLNKMEDTDREYNFMDIKEAQRIVADMYKQSGETEYILNTPKPNVIVLMMESFASNITETLGEEKGVTPNLDSLMREGVLFTHIYNDGQRSEKGLVSVLSGYPAQTTTSIIKHNAKVLKLPVLAKDFKAKGYSTAYYYGGDIGFANMRTYLISAGYDRYVTQDDFAADQLQSKWGAQDEFVFNRLFDDLKAERKPFFYTFFTSSSHEPFDVPMKTVIKGDDEDSKFMNAAHYTDKCLGDFIRKAKKCSWWNNTLIVLVADHGRSCPSSLKMYDEKRNRIPMLWLGGALKVKGVKVDRHGVQHDLAATLLAQLKMNTKPYMFSRNLLDKNFKDWSMFTFNNGFGYAEGSSVVVYDNVGNTYPQEINPTAEVRKRGKALFEVYNHHFVTL
- a CDS encoding MraY family glycosyltransferase, with the protein product MDKTVVINLLICLTFAISAAIGFIIVPRIVIISRRKGLFDFINERKVHTKQVPRLGGVSFLPALLFSVSFVMGIRYLVGIEVADNISHNVLVETLFLLCSLVVLFFIGLADDLISVSFRYKLLSQVLVAVLMIASGVYVDNMHGFFGMHEIPNWVGYILTVILVCFVINAINLIDGVDGLASGLSSIALASLGVWFLEQHLFVYSMLAFAMLGVIIPFFIYNVFGGKNKIFMGDTGSLLIGYLIAFLSAKLCMISVSGPVFEFRGAPIFIFAILFIPLFDAARVFVERMRAGKSPFYPDKTHIHHKFLALGFSHRQTMVSIVLVEVVVIVVDIILSQYLDITLMFFANIVLGVFMMVVLHRIQSKFDDSEEVEHLKEFNTMSVEKVKNRI